Proteins encoded together in one Orrella marina window:
- the kch gene encoding voltage-gated potassium channel protein has product MLVAGGSLIHVLRKVDAQAHRLLAVAVLFSGVMFIWPLVSSVLEGDHLEWFAQDSWRDVLNAVGLAQLPRVVISLSLVLMSFGLLSRARVAWVFTLVMLTPAIWVSVYQHDGHLTASSIYNGLLGLALLHYWSAFGRSSVAAATLFALSSLVSLFWYAILGVLYLGHEFAPKVLSLPDAVYFAVVAMTTVGFGDIVPVSEASRMFVVSVILLGVTVFASALGAVLVPVVSGKIRSMIQRKARLSMKKNHTILCGATPLALALYKSLIARAEPVTVIIKPGLHNEYPASTDLIEGDAASDEVLEQAGVKQASNVLAMQDEDAENAFIVLAVKAIDGSQARTIAVVNNSQNLEKIRRVKPDLVFSPQLLSAELLSRILRGEKFDADLISELFVAKPIPATVDQDQDETMETSRASKGG; this is encoded by the coding sequence ATGTTGGTCGCAGGCGGATCGTTGATCCATGTTTTGCGCAAAGTCGATGCCCAGGCGCACCGCCTGTTAGCCGTGGCCGTTCTCTTTAGCGGAGTCATGTTCATCTGGCCGCTCGTGTCAAGTGTGCTCGAGGGTGACCATCTGGAGTGGTTTGCACAGGACTCCTGGCGCGACGTCCTGAATGCCGTAGGACTGGCGCAGCTTCCAAGGGTTGTGATCTCACTCTCGCTGGTGCTGATGTCATTTGGCTTGCTCTCCAGAGCCAGGGTTGCCTGGGTTTTTACGTTGGTCATGTTGACACCCGCTATCTGGGTTTCGGTCTATCAGCACGATGGCCATCTCACCGCAAGCAGTATTTACAATGGTCTTCTGGGACTTGCTCTCCTGCATTACTGGAGCGCTTTCGGCCGCAGCAGTGTGGCCGCGGCCACACTGTTTGCGCTTTCCAGTCTGGTATCACTTTTCTGGTACGCGATTCTCGGGGTGTTGTATCTGGGGCACGAGTTTGCTCCGAAGGTGCTTTCATTGCCAGATGCCGTATATTTTGCGGTGGTGGCCATGACTACGGTCGGATTTGGTGACATTGTCCCGGTTTCCGAAGCTTCCCGGATGTTTGTGGTCTCCGTGATTCTACTGGGCGTGACGGTGTTCGCAAGTGCACTAGGTGCAGTCCTGGTGCCAGTTGTGTCGGGAAAAATCCGGTCAATGATTCAGCGTAAGGCGAGGCTATCCATGAAGAAGAACCATACGATCCTGTGCGGAGCAACGCCGCTGGCTCTGGCCCTGTATAAAAGTCTGATCGCAAGGGCCGAACCAGTGACAGTGATCATCAAGCCTGGCTTGCATAATGAGTATCCCGCCTCGACCGATCTGATTGAGGGTGACGCCGCCAGCGATGAGGTTCTCGAACAGGCCGGAGTCAAACAGGCGAGCAACGTGCTGGCTATGCAGGATGAGGACGCAGAGAATGCCTTCATTGTTCTGGCTGTTAAAGCAATTGATGGTTCTCAGGCCAGGACAATAGCGGTCGTCAACAACAGCCAGAATCTGGAGAAGATTCGTCGAGTCAAACCAGATCTTGTGTTTTCTCCGCAGCTGCTGAGTGCCGAGCTGCTGTCGAGAATCCTGAGAGGAGAAAAGTTTGATGCAGATCTTATCTCCGAGCTCTTTGTTGCCAAACCGATCCCGGCCACTGTTGATCAGGATCAAGATGAGACGATGGAAACGAGCCGGGCTTCGAAGGGGGGCTGA
- the serA gene encoding phosphoglycerate dehydrogenase, whose amino-acid sequence MTRIVLLENIHPSASEVFRVAGESEIITHSSALSRDALLEAVSDATILGIRSRTHVDLAVLQAAKSLRAIGCFCIGTNQVDVDEALLRGIPVFNAPFSNTRSVAELVLGEAILLLRRIPEKNARVHQGFWDKTAEGAFEARGKTLGIIGYGNIGSQVGTLAEAAGMRVVFHDVEAKLPLGNARPAGSLKKLLNQSDVVTLHVPGGSSTKNIIDAKALSVMKPGSILINASRGTVVDIDALHEALKADHLSGAALDVFPAEPKGRDEPLDSPLRGMQNVILTPHIGGSTQESQENIGREVAEKLVQFARAGATKGSVNFPEISYRPPAGSARILHTHKNVPGALGSLSNVMASHGLNIVSQHLQTMGQIGYVISDVEGEVGAAVMDDLKAQPFTVRCDRV is encoded by the coding sequence ATGACACGCATCGTACTCCTGGAGAATATCCACCCCAGCGCCAGCGAAGTTTTCAGGGTGGCTGGCGAATCAGAGATCATCACACATTCTTCGGCCCTCTCAAGGGACGCTTTACTGGAGGCCGTTTCTGATGCAACGATTCTCGGCATACGGTCGCGCACTCACGTTGATCTAGCCGTGCTGCAGGCCGCAAAATCTTTACGTGCCATCGGATGCTTTTGCATCGGAACCAATCAGGTGGACGTAGACGAAGCACTGCTGCGTGGCATTCCTGTATTTAACGCCCCCTTTTCCAACACTCGGTCAGTCGCAGAACTGGTGCTCGGAGAAGCCATCCTCCTTTTACGCCGCATACCGGAAAAGAATGCACGCGTGCACCAGGGGTTCTGGGACAAGACCGCGGAGGGTGCGTTCGAAGCCCGCGGCAAGACGCTCGGGATCATCGGCTATGGCAACATTGGTTCACAGGTCGGCACGCTCGCCGAGGCAGCTGGCATGCGAGTCGTATTCCATGACGTCGAGGCCAAGCTACCGCTTGGTAATGCACGCCCCGCCGGCTCTCTCAAAAAACTGCTGAATCAATCAGACGTGGTGACCCTGCATGTGCCAGGAGGATCATCGACCAAAAACATCATCGATGCAAAAGCCTTGTCGGTAATGAAGCCTGGTTCCATACTGATCAACGCATCCAGGGGCACGGTGGTTGACATCGACGCGCTGCACGAAGCGCTCAAGGCAGATCACCTAAGCGGGGCAGCACTTGATGTTTTCCCGGCCGAGCCCAAAGGTCGCGACGAGCCGCTCGACAGCCCGCTGCGAGGCATGCAGAATGTCATCCTGACACCGCATATTGGCGGCAGTACCCAGGAGTCTCAGGAGAATATCGGTCGCGAGGTGGCGGAGAAACTGGTGCAGTTTGCACGCGCCGGCGCCACAAAAGGATCGGTCAATTTCCCGGAAATCAGCTACCGGCCCCCAGCAGGATCGGCACGCATTCTGCACACTCACAAGAACGTGCCAGGCGCTCTCGGTTCGCTGAGTAACGTCATGGCATCACACGGATTGAACATCGTTAGCCAGCACCTGCAGACAATGGGACAGATCGGTTACGTGATTTCGGATGTCGAAGGTGAAGTCGGCGCAGCTGTCATGGACGACCTGAAAGCCCAGCCTTTCACTGTTCGGTGTGACCGCGTCTGA
- a CDS encoding IS4 family transposase gives MNVGKTLFAQLMEFVPWTSFGRIVERYGGNTRVRRLSCAEQFRVMAFAQLTWRESLRDIEVTLGAHPSKLYGMGFRHSIRRSTLADANESRDWRIWSDLAALLIKRARKLYSDTDLVGLDLKNTVYALDSTTIDLCLSLFDWASFRQTKAAVKMHTLLDLRGSIPAFIHISNGKMHDVNVLDVMPVEAGSFYVMDRGYLDFARLFAMHQRGAFFVTRAKSNTRMRRIYSRRTDRQSGVICDQTVVFNGFLAARHYPEQLRRIRFKDPTTGKTLVFLTNNFALAPLTIATLYKNRWQVELFFKWIKQHLRIKKFLGNSENAVKTQIWCAVSTYVLIAIVKKELQIEASLYTLLQILSVSVFEKTQLLCVFRETDDQNERTDLPKQLKLFES, from the coding sequence ATGAACGTCGGCAAGACCTTGTTTGCGCAACTCATGGAGTTCGTGCCCTGGACGAGCTTTGGCCGGATTGTCGAGCGCTACGGTGGCAACACACGGGTTCGCCGGTTGAGCTGTGCAGAGCAATTTCGAGTCATGGCCTTTGCGCAGTTGACCTGGCGAGAAAGTCTGAGAGATATCGAAGTCACGCTCGGTGCACATCCCAGCAAGCTCTACGGTATGGGCTTTCGTCACAGCATTCGTCGCTCGACCCTGGCCGATGCCAACGAGTCTCGGGACTGGCGCATCTGGTCCGATCTTGCGGCGTTGCTGATCAAACGTGCCCGCAAACTGTACAGCGACACGGATCTGGTCGGCCTCGATCTCAAGAACACAGTCTATGCACTGGACTCCACTACGATCGACCTCTGCCTGAGTCTGTTCGACTGGGCCAGCTTTCGACAGACCAAAGCAGCGGTCAAGATGCATACACTGCTCGATCTTCGAGGAAGCATCCCGGCTTTCATCCATATCAGCAACGGCAAGATGCACGACGTCAACGTGCTCGACGTCATGCCTGTGGAGGCAGGTTCGTTCTATGTCATGGACCGCGGCTACCTCGACTTTGCTCGTCTGTTTGCGATGCATCAGCGCGGCGCGTTCTTTGTCACCCGAGCCAAGTCCAATACCCGGATGCGAAGGATCTACTCGCGGCGTACCGATCGACAGAGTGGCGTCATCTGCGATCAGACGGTGGTGTTCAACGGATTTCTTGCCGCACGACACTACCCAGAGCAACTGCGAAGGATCCGGTTCAAAGATCCCACGACGGGCAAAACGCTGGTCTTTCTGACCAACAACTTTGCGCTCGCGCCCCTGACGATTGCCACGCTTTACAAGAATCGCTGGCAGGTCGAACTGTTCTTCAAGTGGATCAAGCAACACCTCAGGATCAAGAAATTCCTGGGCAACAGCGAGAACGCGGTCAAGACGCAGATCTGGTGCGCTGTCTCGACCTACGTACTGATTGCCATTGTGAAAAAGGAACTTCAAATTGAGGCCTCACTCTACACTTTGCTACAGATTCTGTCGGTGTCTGTCTTCGAGAAAACCCAGCTTTTATGCGTCTTTCGAGAGACTGATGACCAGAATGAACGAACCGATCTTCCTAAGCAATTGAAATTATTCGAAAGTTAA
- a CDS encoding RrF2 family transcriptional regulator — protein sequence MRLTTLTDYAMRLLIYVGQNPDRLCTIAEIAQAHGISEPHLMKVTHRLAQTGWLETVRGKNGGMRLSRPPAQIRLGDVIRDTENDLSLVECFAGHSNCVLLGSCRLAGVLSGALDQFMNYLDQFTLADILPFDALTMPPTTPGSGDIPPDSAGRGRDGFVRIVPHH from the coding sequence ATGCGCCTGACTACGCTCACCGACTATGCCATGCGGCTGCTGATCTATGTTGGCCAGAACCCGGACAGGCTTTGCACGATCGCCGAGATCGCGCAGGCACACGGGATCTCCGAACCTCACCTCATGAAAGTTACCCATCGCCTCGCACAGACTGGATGGCTTGAGACCGTCAGAGGAAAAAACGGTGGTATGCGCCTTTCAAGGCCGCCCGCCCAGATCCGTCTGGGTGATGTGATACGTGACACGGAGAACGACCTGTCACTGGTGGAGTGTTTTGCAGGTCACAGCAACTGCGTGCTTCTTGGTAGCTGTCGTCTGGCGGGTGTCCTGAGCGGTGCGCTCGATCAGTTCATGAACTATCTGGATCAGTTCACACTGGCAGATATCCTGCCCTTTGATGCACTCACAATGCCGCCGACCACGCCTGGTTCTGGTGACATCCCGCCCGATTCTGCAGGTAGGGGCCGAGATGGCTTTGTGAGAATTGTTCCTCACCACTAG
- a CDS encoding NnrS family protein — MSDSVKIQTARRSHAARPSLEAFLSLGFRPLYIAGCAWALVSIAIWIFTPEWLTGQLTGVAWHAHEMLWGFVVTIAVGFLLTASATWTGHNPIQGKPLGWLLVLWIVARAGYLASPQWMFYVAIAAETLFFLVAAHSVMRVVLKAASRRNDGVPYLVAGLGVINLLFLLAAWQGDYAALIQRFNLGLICMAVIALLIGRRVIPFFANRRVDGLNLPMLTRSGQVQIGLGVLAILGGLTGQYVLMGGILGIVGLMGLVQVYRWKPWAVLHNPMLWILYLGYACLSAGLVVAALHFVGLLTVTLDRPATFVHLIGMGGFGILIIGMVTRTALGHLGRPLALDASMLASYVLVTVSVVCRLWALFPSAMSAFALQASAVTWMLAMALYLWRFVPILIRPRAD, encoded by the coding sequence ATGTCTGATTCCGTCAAGATCCAGACTGCTCGCAGGTCTCATGCTGCCCGGCCCAGCCTGGAGGCGTTTCTCAGCCTTGGATTTCGACCGCTTTATATTGCCGGCTGTGCCTGGGCACTAGTCTCGATTGCGATCTGGATATTTACCCCTGAGTGGCTGACAGGGCAATTGACAGGTGTTGCCTGGCACGCACACGAAATGCTTTGGGGGTTCGTGGTCACGATCGCGGTCGGATTTCTGCTGACTGCCAGCGCAACCTGGACGGGTCATAATCCGATTCAGGGCAAACCTCTGGGCTGGTTGCTGGTGCTGTGGATAGTTGCCCGCGCGGGCTATCTGGCCTCGCCACAGTGGATGTTTTACGTGGCCATTGCAGCGGAAACGCTGTTCTTTCTCGTGGCAGCACACAGTGTGATGAGGGTGGTCCTCAAAGCTGCGAGCAGGCGTAATGATGGAGTGCCGTATCTGGTTGCAGGGCTAGGCGTCATCAATCTGCTGTTTCTGCTGGCAGCCTGGCAGGGTGATTACGCAGCCTTGATCCAGCGATTCAATCTGGGTCTGATCTGCATGGCAGTGATCGCATTGCTGATTGGTCGCCGGGTCATACCATTCTTTGCAAATCGCCGGGTTGATGGGCTGAATCTGCCGATGCTCACCCGAAGTGGCCAGGTGCAGATTGGTCTTGGAGTGCTGGCCATTCTGGGTGGCCTCACAGGTCAGTACGTGCTGATGGGGGGCATTCTGGGTATTGTCGGACTGATGGGGCTGGTCCAGGTATACCGCTGGAAGCCTTGGGCCGTGCTGCATAACCCGATGCTCTGGATCCTGTATCTGGGTTATGCGTGCCTGTCTGCCGGACTGGTTGTGGCTGCCTTGCATTTTGTGGGGCTCTTGACGGTAACGCTGGATCGGCCCGCGACGTTTGTTCATCTGATCGGCATGGGCGGATTCGGCATATTGATCATCGGTATGGTCACCCGAACAGCGCTGGGTCACCTGGGGCGACCTCTGGCACTCGACGCCAGCATGCTGGCGAGCTATGTGTTGGTGACCGTTTCGGTTGTTTGCAGACTTTGGGCCCTGTTCCCGTCAGCGATGTCGGCGTTTGCCCTGCAGGCATCAGCTGTGACCTGGATGCTTGCGATGGCGCTCTATCTCTGGCGCTTCGTTCCCATACTGATTCGGCCGCGTGCAGACTGA
- a CDS encoding group III truncated hemoglobin, translating to MSRSDLCTTEEITQMVHAFYKRIRVDEVLGPIFNQNIHDWDRHLATMVSFWSSLMIGAGTYDGTPMPRHAALPGLSADLFRRWLNLFDQTTSELPNQDMAGRAREYARRIARSLWFGYQISRSPNAAPLDLDHV from the coding sequence ATGTCCCGTTCAGATCTTTGCACGACAGAAGAAATCACCCAGATGGTTCATGCTTTCTACAAGCGTATCCGTGTTGACGAAGTGCTGGGGCCTATCTTCAACCAGAATATTCATGATTGGGATCGTCATCTCGCGACTATGGTGAGCTTCTGGTCCTCGCTCATGATCGGTGCTGGAACCTATGACGGCACACCCATGCCCAGGCATGCCGCGCTGCCTGGGTTGAGCGCTGACCTTTTCAGGCGGTGGCTCAATCTGTTTGATCAGACAACGTCTGAGCTGCCAAATCAGGACATGGCAGGTCGTGCCAGGGAGTACGCGAGACGTATTGCGCGCAGTCTGTGGTTTGGCTACCAGATCTCTCGCTCTCCAAACGCAGCTCCGCTGGATCTTGACCATGTCTGA
- the metE gene encoding 5-methyltetrahydropteroyltriglutamate--homocysteine S-methyltransferase, with translation MVTLHNLGFPRIGRNRELKFSLESYWKGQSTREQLLHTGEQVRREGWATQSCLDRVPVGDFSFYDQVLDMSFTLGNLPARVKGQEGGSLDSYFRVARGRSVDLPADAPSLPRSQDSHNHHKTHDVQEVTCCHAVSAGEMTKWFDTNYHYIVPEFDARTQFSLDATRLLEQIDQARESGVTHPKPVIIGPVTYLSLGKSKDGCDKLALLDQLVPVYAQLLESLADRGVEWVQVDEPILVTELDSRWQHAFKTAYHGLKGSRVKLLLTTYFGQLGENQYLAAHLPVAGLHVDVATSRADLVPLLNLLPTHKVLSLGVISGRNIWKADLNGVLDWLEPLADRLGDRLWIAPSCSLLHVPVDLDSETSLDPEIRSWLAFAVQKLDELGVLGTALTNGRDAVRESLDANRHAIESRRNSTRVHNPRVRSAVSSVTPGMGQRQHGYARRAVLQAGWLDLPKYPATTIGSFPQTTNIRRMRKAYRTGELDRVGYESAIRGEIQRAIREQEKLGLDVLVHGEAERNDMVEYFGEQLTGYAFTTHGWVQSYGSRCVKPPILYGDVSRPHPMTIDWIQYAQSLTDRPVKGMLTGPVTILNWSFVRDDQPRRETCRQIALAIRQEVLELEAAGIRIIQIDEAALREGLPLRRSQWDAYLQWAVECFRLAANGVQDQTQIHTHMCYSEFNDIIVAIANMDADVITIETSRSDMELLDAFDQFDYPNEIGPGVYDIHSPNVPSTSQMVRLMQEAARRIPSHRLWINPDCGLKTRRWEEVLPALRNMVNAARELRASEGSGASQVRVEHVGHVRPAVTIN, from the coding sequence ATGGTCACTCTTCACAATCTTGGATTTCCGCGCATTGGTCGTAACCGCGAACTTAAGTTCTCGCTCGAGTCTTACTGGAAAGGTCAGTCAACCCGAGAGCAACTCTTGCACACCGGTGAGCAGGTTCGCCGAGAAGGATGGGCCACCCAGTCATGCCTGGACCGGGTGCCCGTTGGTGATTTTTCGTTCTATGACCAGGTGCTCGACATGAGCTTCACGCTGGGAAACCTGCCTGCACGGGTGAAAGGTCAAGAAGGCGGCTCTCTGGACAGCTATTTCAGGGTTGCTCGTGGTCGTTCGGTTGATCTCCCGGCGGATGCCCCCTCTTTGCCCAGGAGTCAGGACAGCCACAATCACCACAAAACTCACGATGTCCAGGAGGTCACCTGCTGCCATGCGGTGTCCGCAGGTGAGATGACCAAATGGTTTGATACGAATTACCACTACATTGTCCCGGAGTTTGATGCGCGCACCCAGTTCAGTCTGGATGCCACACGTCTGCTGGAACAAATCGATCAGGCCCGTGAGTCAGGTGTGACCCATCCCAAGCCCGTGATCATTGGACCAGTGACTTATCTCTCCCTTGGAAAGTCCAAAGATGGCTGCGACAAGCTTGCCTTGCTAGATCAGCTTGTGCCGGTTTACGCGCAGTTGCTTGAAAGCCTGGCAGATCGGGGGGTCGAATGGGTGCAGGTCGATGAGCCCATTCTGGTCACGGAACTGGACAGCCGATGGCAGCATGCGTTCAAAACGGCCTATCATGGGCTCAAGGGCAGCCGGGTCAAGTTGTTGCTGACGACCTATTTCGGACAACTGGGCGAGAACCAGTATCTGGCTGCGCATCTGCCTGTTGCCGGTTTGCATGTTGATGTGGCGACGAGCCGTGCTGACCTTGTTCCTCTTCTGAACTTGCTCCCGACCCATAAAGTCCTGTCACTTGGTGTGATCAGCGGCCGGAACATCTGGAAAGCAGACCTGAATGGAGTGCTCGACTGGCTTGAGCCGCTGGCTGATCGACTCGGGGATCGGCTCTGGATCGCGCCGTCGTGCTCGTTACTGCATGTGCCGGTTGACCTGGACAGTGAAACCTCGCTCGACCCGGAAATTCGCTCATGGCTTGCGTTTGCTGTACAGAAGCTCGATGAGTTGGGAGTGCTAGGCACCGCGCTGACGAACGGGCGTGATGCAGTGCGCGAGTCTCTGGATGCTAACCGGCACGCGATCGAATCCCGACGTAATTCGACCAGGGTGCATAACCCGCGAGTTCGATCTGCGGTGAGTTCGGTGACGCCAGGAATGGGGCAACGGCAGCATGGCTATGCACGGCGAGCGGTGCTGCAGGCCGGGTGGTTAGATCTGCCGAAATATCCAGCAACAACGATTGGCTCATTTCCGCAGACGACGAATATTCGTCGGATGCGCAAGGCCTATCGGACCGGAGAACTGGACCGTGTCGGGTACGAGTCGGCGATTCGTGGCGAGATTCAACGTGCTATACGCGAGCAGGAGAAGCTGGGTCTGGATGTGCTGGTGCATGGAGAGGCAGAGCGCAATGACATGGTGGAATATTTTGGTGAGCAGCTGACCGGCTATGCGTTCACAACACATGGCTGGGTGCAGTCCTATGGTTCACGTTGCGTCAAGCCGCCAATCCTTTATGGGGACGTCAGTCGTCCCCATCCTATGACGATTGACTGGATTCAGTACGCACAATCGTTGACTGACCGTCCCGTCAAAGGCATGCTGACTGGTCCTGTGACCATTCTCAACTGGTCGTTTGTGCGCGACGATCAGCCCAGGCGCGAGACCTGCCGGCAGATAGCACTGGCGATCCGCCAGGAGGTGCTGGAGCTTGAGGCCGCAGGCATCCGGATCATCCAGATCGACGAGGCCGCGCTGCGTGAGGGTTTGCCGTTGCGCCGGTCACAGTGGGATGCCTATCTTCAATGGGCAGTCGAGTGTTTCAGGTTGGCAGCCAATGGCGTTCAGGATCAGACACAGATTCATACACACATGTGCTATTCGGAGTTCAATGACATCATCGTGGCGATCGCGAACATGGATGCAGACGTCATCACAATCGAGACCTCGCGCTCTGACATGGAGTTGCTTGATGCGTTTGACCAGTTCGACTACCCGAACGAGATCGGTCCAGGTGTGTATGACATCCATTCGCCGAATGTGCCGTCTACGTCACAGATGGTTCGACTGATGCAGGAGGCTGCAAGGCGTATTCCCTCACACCGACTCTGGATCAATCCGGATTGTGGCCTCAAGACGCGGCGATGGGAAGAAGTCCTGCCAGCGCTCAGGAATATGGTCAATGCAGCACGAGAGCTTCGGGCATCAGAGGGCTCCGGGGCGTCGCAAGTTCGTGTCGAGCATGTTGGTCATGTCCGGCCTGCAGTGACCATCAACTGA
- a CDS encoding LysR family transcriptional regulator — MIERIHLAILYEIECQGSLTAAANALCLTQSALSHSIRKLESQLGTPLWTKDGRGLRLTQSGQYLLGVARRVLPQLNVAQEQLQQYARGERGTLRIGMECHPCYRWLLKIVAPYLTTWPDVDVDVKQKFQFGGIGALFAYEIDLLVTPDPLHKPGLLFAPVFDYEQVLVVAHAHPLAARDFIEPGELLSQTLITYPVTPERLDVFAQFLTPAGVSPRRHKTIETTDIMLQMVASQRGVAALPRWLAEEFASKLDITTVRLGQSGISKQIHLGAREEDMQTPYLQAFIELARRHQI; from the coding sequence ATGATTGAGCGCATCCATCTCGCTATCCTCTATGAAATCGAGTGTCAGGGCTCATTAACAGCCGCCGCAAACGCCTTATGTCTGACCCAGTCAGCGTTGAGCCACTCAATCAGAAAGCTTGAATCCCAGCTCGGCACACCGCTATGGACCAAAGACGGTCGTGGGTTACGTCTGACCCAGTCCGGGCAGTATTTGTTAGGTGTGGCACGCAGGGTCCTGCCCCAGTTGAACGTCGCGCAAGAGCAGTTGCAACAGTATGCGCGAGGTGAACGCGGCACACTCAGGATCGGCATGGAATGCCATCCTTGCTACCGGTGGCTGCTCAAGATTGTGGCGCCCTATCTGACCACCTGGCCTGACGTCGATGTTGACGTCAAACAGAAATTCCAGTTCGGCGGGATTGGTGCCCTGTTTGCCTACGAGATTGACTTGCTGGTCACACCCGACCCGCTACACAAACCCGGACTGTTGTTCGCACCCGTGTTCGACTACGAACAGGTGCTGGTTGTGGCGCACGCTCATCCACTGGCCGCTCGTGACTTTATTGAGCCCGGAGAACTGCTATCGCAAACACTCATTACCTATCCGGTCACTCCCGAGCGACTCGATGTGTTCGCGCAGTTCCTGACGCCAGCCGGCGTCTCGCCACGGCGGCACAAGACCATCGAAACCACCGACATTATGTTGCAGATGGTTGCCAGTCAGCGCGGCGTCGCGGCCCTGCCTAGATGGCTGGCTGAAGAGTTCGCCTCGAAACTTGACATCACCACAGTCAGACTTGGCCAATCTGGCATCTCGAAGCAAATCCACCTGGGCGCTCGCGAAGAGGATATGCAGACGCCCTATCTGCAAGCCTTCATCGAGCTGGCTCGCCGGCACCAGATCTGA